A genomic segment from Desulfomicrobium apsheronum encodes:
- a CDS encoding copper-translocating P-type ATPase, with amino-acid sequence MKHEEHHGHGNMHGHPENGHASHHEHMLGDFQRRFFVSLVLTLPIIWLSPMLRGLFGLGEPAVPNQMLILFVFSTGIFFYGGWPFLKGLVEELSEKRPGMMTLIALAISVAYGYSSLVAFGLPGRVFFWELASLIDIMLLGHWIEMRSITNASGAMEELAKLIPGEAHRINEDGSIEDIKADQLQPGDKIRVKPGEKIPADGKISEGSSSVNEAMLTGESNPVEKGPGDEVIGGAVNGDGSLTVQVGKTGENSFVSQVMALVKEAQESKSKAQGVADKAAAWLTYIALGAGLLTMLFWLFVSGREFVFSLERTVTVMIITCPHALGLAIPLVVATTTAIAAKHGFFIRNRTPFEQARKLQAVLFDKTGTLTKGEFAVSDVVLFSQDVDRDSLLNRAAAVEAHSEHPIARAVSGAAENPEQSADFRNIPGKGAEATVDGANIKVVSRKYVEEQGLEYDSSAVESISSQGKTLVFVLVDDRPMGCIALDDVVREESKEAISQLRSMGLRVMMITGDNQTVADRVAKELGITEYFAEVLPDKKADKVREVQQRGMMCAMTGDGVNDAPALAQADVGIAIGAGTDVAQETADIVLVKSNPMDVVKVIALSRATHRKTIQNLFWATGYNAFAIPLAAGILYKWGFLLSPAAGAILMSLSTVIVAINAKLMKLPDGA; translated from the coding sequence ATGAAACACGAAGAACACCACGGTCACGGCAATATGCATGGGCACCCTGAAAACGGCCATGCCTCTCACCATGAACACATGCTCGGGGATTTTCAGCGACGGTTTTTTGTCTCCCTTGTGTTGACGCTGCCCATCATATGGCTGTCTCCCATGCTGCGCGGACTGTTCGGGCTGGGTGAACCAGCCGTCCCCAATCAGATGCTGATTCTTTTCGTTTTTTCCACGGGCATCTTTTTCTATGGCGGCTGGCCTTTCCTGAAGGGGCTGGTCGAAGAACTCTCCGAAAAAAGACCGGGAATGATGACCCTGATCGCGCTGGCGATCAGCGTTGCTTACGGCTACTCCAGCCTCGTAGCCTTCGGATTGCCCGGCAGGGTCTTCTTTTGGGAGCTTGCCAGCCTTATCGACATCATGCTGCTGGGACACTGGATTGAAATGCGGTCCATCACGAACGCATCCGGAGCAATGGAGGAGCTTGCCAAACTCATTCCCGGCGAAGCCCACAGAATCAACGAAGACGGCTCGATTGAAGACATAAAGGCCGATCAGCTCCAGCCCGGCGACAAAATCCGCGTCAAACCCGGAGAAAAAATCCCGGCTGACGGCAAGATCAGTGAAGGCTCCTCGAGCGTCAACGAAGCCATGCTCACCGGAGAATCCAATCCCGTTGAAAAAGGCCCTGGAGACGAGGTCATCGGCGGTGCTGTCAATGGTGACGGCTCGTTGACCGTTCAGGTGGGCAAGACCGGTGAGAACTCCTTCGTCAGCCAGGTCATGGCCCTGGTGAAAGAGGCGCAGGAAAGCAAATCCAAGGCCCAGGGGGTGGCGGACAAAGCTGCTGCATGGCTTACCTACATTGCCCTCGGCGCGGGTCTTCTGACCATGCTGTTCTGGCTGTTTGTCTCCGGTCGCGAGTTTGTCTTCTCGTTGGAGAGGACGGTGACGGTCATGATCATAACCTGCCCCCACGCACTGGGCCTGGCCATCCCGCTGGTCGTGGCAACAACCACGGCAATAGCCGCCAAGCATGGCTTCTTCATCCGGAACAGGACTCCTTTTGAACAGGCGAGAAAACTGCAGGCGGTTCTTTTCGACAAGACGGGCACGCTGACAAAAGGCGAATTCGCAGTGAGCGACGTCGTCCTTTTTTCTCAGGATGTTGACAGAGACAGCCTCCTAAACAGGGCTGCGGCTGTGGAAGCCCATTCGGAGCATCCCATCGCGCGCGCTGTTTCCGGGGCGGCGGAAAACCCGGAACAATCCGCTGACTTCAGGAATATCCCGGGCAAAGGCGCAGAGGCGACAGTCGACGGTGCGAACATAAAGGTCGTCAGCCGCAAGTACGTTGAAGAACAAGGGCTTGAATACGATTCTTCAGCTGTCGAGAGCATTTCCAGCCAGGGAAAAACCCTGGTTTTCGTTCTTGTGGACGACAGGCCCATGGGATGCATCGCATTGGACGATGTCGTTCGCGAGGAATCCAAAGAAGCCATCTCCCAGCTCCGAAGCATGGGGCTGCGGGTCATGATGATCACCGGCGACAACCAAACCGTGGCGGACAGAGTCGCCAAGGAGCTTGGGATCACCGAGTACTTCGCGGAGGTGCTCCCCGACAAAAAAGCGGACAAAGTGCGGGAGGTGCAGCAACGAGGGATGATGTGCGCCATGACAGGTGACGGGGTGAACGACGCCCCCGCGCTCGCGCAGGCGGATGTCGGCATCGCCATTGGTGCCGGGACGGATGTCGCCCAGGAGACTGCGGACATCGTGCTGGTCAAGTCCAACCCCATGGATGTCGTCAAGGTCATAGCC